The following proteins are encoded in a genomic region of Arachis stenosperma cultivar V10309 chromosome 4, arast.V10309.gnm1.PFL2, whole genome shotgun sequence:
- the LOC130974825 gene encoding uncharacterized protein LOC130974825, with protein sequence MPLYAKFLKELMTKKRSWKNNETVILTEECSAIIQHKLPQKLKDLGSFQIHCIIGEITVEKALCDLGASINLMSVAMMRKMEIEEAKPTKMALQLADRSFKFPHGIEEAKTSIILGRPFLATAGAIIDVQKGDLTLRLHNEKMTFNVFKAMSYPPEQLGECMRLDALEEEAHECFEEEEHEEPERSMEEKYISSEDVATAESHVQDAPKEETEKSEAPKVELKALPPTLKYAYIGENKNYPVIISSCLSQDQEDELLKVLREHKDAIGLTLADLKGISSAICMHKILLEDDAKPSIQSQRRLNPIIKEVVQKEVMKLWQGGVIYPISDSPWVSPVNVVPKKGGITVVPNEMNELIPTRTITGWRMCIDYGKLNEATQKDHFPLPFMDQMLERLAGHAYYYFLDGGIVLGHKISNQGIEVDRAKVELIEKLPSPSDVKTIRSFLGHAGFYRRFIKDFSKIAKPLSNLLVSDTPFIFDETCMLAFEHLKERLSSAPIISPPDWNLHFELMCDASDFAVGAVLGQRKNNLVHVIYYASKVFNDAQRNYTTTEKELLAIVFAFDKFRSYLIGAKKFDIEIRDKKGVENTVADHLSRIPYEEGGTYDMSVNELFPNEQLMTVHKAPWFADIANFKDEPYLFKKCSDGILRRCVSEEEGREVLWNCHGSCYGGHFGGDRTAAKVLQSGFFWHTLFKDAKELVRSCNECQRSGNLPKRNSMPQNFILELEVFDVWGIDFMGPFPTLYANKYILVAVDYVSKWVEAIATPTNDNKVVMNFLRKNNLAGSES encoded by the exons atgccactctatgccaagttcCTGAAGGAGCTGATGACTaagaagagaagctggaagAACAATGAGACTGTGATACTAACCgaagaatgtagtgctatcATCCAGCACAAACTACCCCAGAAGTTGAAGGATCTTGGGAGCTTTCAGATCCATTGTATTATAGGGGAAATCACAGTAGAGAAGGCCCTTTGTGACTTAGGAGCCAGCATCAATTTGATGTCAGTAGCAATGATGAGGAAGATGGAGATTGAGGAggctaaaccaacaaaaatggCCTTACAACTGGCAGACCGATCGTTCAAGTTCCCTCATGGCATA GAGGAAGCCAAGACCTCCATTATTCTGGGAAGGCCGTTCTTGGCTACTGCTGGAGctatcattgatgtccaaaaaggtgATCTTACCTTGAGATTACACAATGAAAAGATGACATTCAATGTGTTCAAGGCCATGAGTTACCCACCAGAACAATTGGGGGAATGCATGAGGTTAGACGCACTTGAAGAAGAAGCGCATGAGtgttttgaagaagaagagcatGAAGAACCCGAGAGATCAATGGAGGAGAAGTATATATCAAGTGAGGATGTTGCAACAGCAGAGAGTCATGTTCAAGATGCACCAAAGGAAGAGACTGAAAAGTCAGAGGCACCCAAGGTTGAACTCAAAGCATTGCCACCCACTCTCAAATATGCATACataggagaaaataaaaactacccagtgatcataagctcatGCCTCAGCCAAGATCAAGAGGATGAACTGCTCAAGGTGCTGCGGGAGCATAAGGACGCCATCGGATTGACCCTTGCTGACCTGAAGGGAATCAGTTCAGctatatgcatgcataaaatacTGTTGGAAGATGATGCAAAACCATCCATTCAATCCCAAAGAAGGCTGAACCCAATCATAAAGGAAGTGGTACAGAAAGAGGTTATGAAGCTTTGGCAAGGAGGAGTAATATACCCGATCTCAGACAGCCCTTGGGTCAGCCCCGTGAATGTTGTGCCCAAGAAGGGAGGAATCACTGTGGTTCCCAATGAGATGAACGAACTGATACCTACAAGGACCATCACAGGATGGCGGATGTGCATTGACTATGGGAAACTCAATGAAGCTACACAAAAGGATCATTTCCCTCTCCCATTCATGGATCAGATGTTGGAAAGACTCGCAGGACATGCTTATTACTATTTTCTTGATG GAGGAATAGTTCTTGGCCATAAGATTTCTAACCAAGGAATTGAAGTGGACAGGGCTAAAGTGGAACTCATTGAAAAGCTTCCTTCACCCAGTGATGTCAAGACAATTAGAAGCTTTTTAGGGCATGCTGGCTTTTACAGAagatttattaaagatttttcaaaaatagctaAGCCCTTGAGTAATCTCCTTGTATCAGATACACCATTCATCTTCGATGAAACCTGCATGTTGGCATTCGAGCATTTGAAAGAAAGATTGTCCTCTGCCCCTATCATCTccccacctgattggaacttacactttgaattgatgtgtgatgcatctgacTTTGCAGTAGGGGCAGTGTTAGGGCAGAGGAAAAATAACTTAGTCCATGTAATATACTATGCTAGCAAGGTCTTCAATGATGCTCAAAGGAATTATACCACTACTGAAAAGGAATTGCTAGCCATAGTTTTTGcatttgacaagtttagatcgtACCTCATTGGTGCTAAA AAGTTTGATATTGAAATCAGAGACAAGAAGGGAGTGGAGAACACGGTGGCAGATCACCTATCCAGGATTCCTTATGAGGAAGGGGGAACATATGATATGAGTGTGAACGAGCTCTTCCCTAATGAGCAGTTAATGACAGTGCACAAAGccccatggtttgcagacattgccaACTTCAAG GACGAGCCTTATCTCTTCAAGAAGTGTTCAGATGGAATCCTTAGAAGATGTGTCTCAGAAGAGGAAGGACGAGAAGTACTATGGAATTGCCACGGCTCATGCTACGGAGGCCACTTTGGAGGGGACAGGACTGCAGCAAAGGTGTTACAAAGTGGATTCTTTTGGCACACCCTTTTCAAGGATGCCAAAGAATTGGTAAGGAGCTGCAATGAATGCCAAAGATCTGGGAACTTGCCCAAAAGAAATTCCATGCCACAGAATTTCATTTTGGAACTGGAAGTATTTGATgtgtggggaatagatttcatgggaccattcccaaccTTATATGCAAACAAGtacatcttggtagcagtggatTATGTGTCCAAATGGGTAGAGGCCATTGCAACCCCAACAAATGACAACAAAGTGGTCATGAACTTTCTCAGGAAGAATAACTTAGCCGGTTCGGAGTCCTAA